The following proteins are co-located in the Sphaerochaeta sp. genome:
- a CDS encoding nitroreductase family protein gives MNTVVKSLLSRRSVRAYMKKQVPMDLVMQVVEAGRYAPNGMHQEPWHFTVLRNEEKISALDLAIGGDGKGGSFYQAPTLIIVSIQQGNSFAGQDTGCAMTNMMQAAHALGLSSVWCNRISRTPGDYSSFGVPAGYVPTAILAVGYAAVAPSSEWKVREDTVTIVE, from the coding sequence ATGAATACCGTAGTAAAATCGTTGTTGTCCCGCCGCAGTGTGCGGGCGTACATGAAGAAGCAGGTCCCGATGGATCTGGTGATGCAGGTGGTCGAAGCGGGGCGCTACGCCCCCAACGGCATGCATCAGGAACCGTGGCATTTCACCGTCCTGCGCAATGAAGAGAAGATCTCCGCGCTGGATCTGGCCATCGGCGGAGATGGGAAAGGCGGCAGCTTTTATCAGGCTCCCACGTTGATCATCGTCTCCATCCAGCAGGGAAATTCATTCGCCGGCCAGGATACCGGGTGCGCCATGACCAACATGATGCAGGCCGCCCACGCGCTGGGGCTTTCGTCGGTGTGGTGTAACCGTATCAGCAGGACGCCTGGGGACTATTCCTCGTTCGGCGTTCCCGCCGGCTATGTTCCGACAGCCATCCTTGCCGTAGGGTATGCCGCCGTCGCTCCCTCTTCCGAATGGAAGGTCAGGGAAGATACCGTGACGATTGTGGAATGA
- a CDS encoding 6-phosphogluconolactonase — MRVVLCDDKASLAESAANLGAWWIKEAIRKRGKAVIVLSTGLSQLDMLSRLVEQDIPWEKVEAFHVDEYVGLSETDKASFRSYLKTYFVSKVPTLGAMHYIDGNAPDVEKEIERLNALIAHTSVDVAFIGVGENGHIAFNDPPTAKIQTEEPFIQVTLADRCRKQQVTEGWFPQMDAVPQQAITMSVRQVLKARKIIATVPDLRKAKAVAMCLFDEASPFAPCAMLRWHNGCDLFIDRPSATLVFGDRRPD; from the coding sequence ATGCGTGTGGTATTGTGTGATGACAAGGCAAGTCTCGCCGAAAGCGCGGCGAATCTTGGCGCGTGGTGGATCAAGGAAGCGATCCGCAAGCGGGGAAAGGCGGTGATCGTCCTTTCCACAGGGCTGTCCCAGCTGGACATGCTCTCCCGTTTGGTGGAGCAGGATATTCCGTGGGAGAAGGTCGAGGCGTTCCATGTGGATGAGTACGTTGGGCTTTCTGAGACGGACAAGGCAAGCTTCCGTTCCTACCTGAAGACCTATTTTGTCAGCAAAGTCCCCACGTTGGGGGCGATGCATTATATTGACGGCAATGCTCCGGACGTTGAGAAGGAGATCGAACGGCTCAATGCCTTGATCGCCCATACGTCGGTGGACGTGGCGTTCATCGGGGTGGGTGAGAACGGACACATCGCGTTCAACGATCCTCCCACGGCGAAGATCCAGACGGAGGAGCCGTTTATCCAGGTGACGTTGGCTGACCGGTGTCGCAAACAGCAGGTCACCGAGGGATGGTTCCCCCAGATGGATGCCGTGCCGCAGCAGGCCATCACGATGAGTGTCCGGCAGGTGCTGAAGGCGAGGAAGATCATTGCGACGGTGCCTGACCTGCGCAAGGCGAAGGCGGTTGCGATGTGCCTGTTCGACGAAGCTTCCCCGTTCGCGCCGTGCGCCATGCTTCGCTGGCATAACGGTTGTGACCTGTTCATCGACCGGCCTTCGGCCACGTTGGTCTTTGGAGACCGGCGGCCTGACTGA
- a CDS encoding UPF0158 family protein, giving the protein MLDQIIFAMENQETESCLDLKEALVTERDAIDADEDEEDRYLDLPDWTSADGFRLMEKFIDKVRNPYYRDRLSTTLQGGKGVFRRFKDVLSEQGSLLQAWYGFKQHEMEKVVTAWYREERGAIALSGSETDEDQEGLGDLLLEDFSVEFAERGGDGDALFSRLLSDGGIPDLVTRNLRELSEKRYVFARSAAGEICGMMIYGVKDNEANLVFYGVDATYRGMGLFRLMFDAFARQMARQKVTTITADFGFNQQVLSLFGSVPLTDVFRRVAIPLQSYVQQAKNSEEVFV; this is encoded by the coding sequence TTGCTGGATCAGATCATCTTCGCCATGGAGAACCAGGAGACGGAATCCTGCCTGGATCTGAAGGAGGCGTTGGTCACCGAACGCGATGCGATCGACGCCGATGAGGACGAGGAAGACCGGTATCTGGACCTCCCCGACTGGACCAGCGCCGATGGGTTCCGTCTGATGGAAAAATTCATCGATAAGGTGCGTAATCCGTACTATCGCGATCGGTTGTCCACCACGTTGCAGGGGGGCAAAGGGGTGTTTCGTCGGTTCAAGGACGTGCTTTCCGAACAGGGCAGCCTGCTTCAGGCCTGGTATGGGTTCAAGCAACATGAGATGGAGAAGGTGGTGACCGCCTGGTACCGTGAGGAGCGGGGGGCCATCGCCCTTTCCGGATCAGAGACGGATGAGGATCAGGAAGGATTGGGGGATCTGCTCCTGGAGGATTTCTCCGTGGAGTTTGCGGAACGTGGGGGGGATGGAGACGCGCTGTTCTCCCGTCTCCTCTCCGACGGAGGAATCCCCGATCTGGTGACGCGCAACCTGAGGGAACTTTCGGAAAAGCGCTACGTGTTCGCACGCAGCGCAGCCGGCGAGATCTGTGGGATGATGATCTACGGGGTGAAGGATAATGAGGCGAATCTGGTGTTCTACGGGGTGGACGCGACGTATCGTGGCATGGGGTTGTTCCGCCTGATGTTCGACGCGTTCGCCCGGCAGATGGCCCGTCAGAAGGTAACCACCATTACGGCTGATTTCGGATTCAACCAGCAGGTGCTTTCCCTGTTCGGCTCCGTACCGCTGACCGATGTGTTCCGTCGGGTGGCGATTCCGCTGCAGTCCTACGTGCAGCAGGCGAAGAACAGTGAGGAAGTGTTCGTCTGA
- a CDS encoding YitT family protein produces the protein MKNRHIVREYLYILVGTMLAGFSVGVFTTPAKIAGGGVNGIATILYHTMGWDPGLSMLMINVPLFLIGMHVFGAYYGVKSLVGAVSLSAFVSLFGNLTGYNGILTYGDRMDTLLAAVFGGVLLGSGIGIVMRSGSNTGGTDIIAQILNKYTPMNLGTCLFLTDACIILAGFAVFGLERGLFAIIQLYLSSQMINFMVMSIGTKYAKTAYIISEKHQRIGERIIKELHHGGTLLTGVGIFTGKQRTILLAVVHNQQINRLLRIVQDEDPTAFVFVHETYQVMGEGFVPMGRIIAQQTEQKEQKQEKEGKEKTS, from the coding sequence ATGAAAAACCGGCACATTGTTCGGGAGTATCTGTACATTCTGGTCGGCACGATGCTGGCCGGATTCTCTGTAGGTGTTTTCACCACGCCGGCGAAGATCGCCGGTGGAGGGGTGAACGGCATCGCCACGATCCTGTACCATACGATGGGATGGGATCCTGGTCTTTCCATGCTGATGATCAACGTTCCGTTGTTCTTGATCGGCATGCATGTGTTCGGCGCCTATTATGGAGTGAAGAGCCTGGTTGGTGCGGTGAGCCTGTCGGCGTTCGTCAGCCTGTTCGGCAATCTGACCGGCTACAATGGAATCCTGACCTACGGGGACCGGATGGACACGCTGCTTGCCGCCGTCTTCGGCGGGGTGCTGCTTGGCAGTGGCATCGGCATCGTGATGCGCAGTGGTTCCAACACCGGCGGCACGGACATCATCGCCCAGATCCTGAACAAATACACGCCGATGAACCTGGGGACCTGTCTGTTCCTCACCGATGCCTGTATCATTCTGGCAGGCTTCGCCGTCTTCGGACTGGAACGGGGCCTGTTCGCCATCATCCAGCTGTATCTGTCCAGCCAGATGATCAACTTCATGGTGATGTCCATCGGAACGAAGTACGCCAAGACGGCGTACATCATCAGCGAGAAGCACCAGAGGATCGGGGAGCGGATCATCAAAGAGCTGCACCATGGCGGCACGTTGCTCACCGGGGTTGGTATCTTCACCGGCAAGCAGCGGACCATCCTCTTGGCGGTGGTGCACAACCAGCAGATCAACCGGCTCCTCAGGATCGTCCAAGACGAGGATCCCACGGCGTTTGTGTTCGTCCATGAGACCTACCAGGTGATGGGGGAAGGGTTCGTCCCGATGGGACGGATCATCGCCCAACAGACAGAGCAGAAAGAGCAAAAGCAGGAAAAGGAAGGGAAGGAGAAAACCTCATGA